The proteins below come from a single Mya arenaria isolate MELC-2E11 chromosome 6, ASM2691426v1 genomic window:
- the LOC128238622 gene encoding uncharacterized protein LOC128238622 encodes MDQVPGKKLQVDAAALDVTYCQPCSQDGETIPAEAYCTVCKEFMCSTCTSVHKKQRISKSHTLLDKRSMPSTMGDSTTKEDSTQPCDIHPEECIKYFCPTHQTLNCGHCVVLDHQSCKQQIISEIAKAFKEGQGYNTIKQVIVQLLKDIDACASDVKENTKLVKELGQHEIAKIRSYRDQINKYFDEREQALIKTIAEMKNMDDILLNSLKPKCDNLKTQVGEIKAKLAARENNTSQLFIDAHISKNLLEGLKLSLVEVKKKNTIQQYQIRSDPATESLLGSRTGLGTLEKISTSESQDPRCEHSKRSGTQNEGEKNTTTSDPTSNVQAVRDQNTNTSDTTTNIQAIGDIKATQSTKMLSANTVPEPPLNPSGTTTSAKPKQETQNTVSNDLTSLKFTTAPDILVKPRSDTENCWMRDILLLSGDRLLLSDGSKGTLKLVDLKTSSLMTEVDVQGCPWGMCHITGDMVTVSVTHSIQFLETRGKLILGKNIKVDNGCCGVGYHNGNLIISFESGKVQKIDMEGKVLKKMSNMSFKTPWYLKIVGDDQTAAIYVSDLTKFEITKLDMNLNILETFKHPALGVPTAITAVGNQLIICGWTRNNIMCLDLPSGKMTQLLEEGIEAPCCVCYSEQQNKMYVALWTLGDADNYVKVYDTTSKLK; translated from the exons ATGGATCAAGTCCCGGGCAAGAAACTCCAGGTAGATGCCGCTGCCTTGGACGTGACCTACTGCCAGCCTTGCTCACAAGATGGGGAAACTATCCCAGCCGAGGCCTACTGCACTGTTTGCAAGGAGTTCATGTGCTCCACCTGTACAAGCGTCCACAAGAAACAAAGAATATCCAAGTCCCATACACTACTAGACAAGAGAAGCATGCCTTCTACCATGGGAGATTCTACAACCAAAGAAGATAGCACGCAACCTTGTGACATCCACCCTGAGGAATGTATCAAATACTTCTGTCCGACCCATCAGACACTTAACTGTGGACATTGTGTAGTTCTTGATCATCAATCTTGTAAACAGCAGATTATTTCTGAAATAGCTAAAGCCTTCAAAGAGGGCCAGGGTTATAACACCATCAAACAGGTTATTGTGCAGTTATTGAAAGACATTGATGCCTGTGCATCTGATGTTAAAGAAAACACTAAGCTCGTAAAAGAACTTGGACAACATGAGATTGCTAAGATAAGGAGTTATCGAGATCAGATCAACAAGTACTTTGATGAACGTGAACAAGCACTCATTAAAACCATTGCCGAGATGAAAAACATGGATGATATACTCCTTAACTCACTGAAACCAAAATGTGACAACCTTAAGACCCAGGTCGGTGAAATTAAAGCAAAACTAGCAGCCCGAGAGAATAACACTAGCCAGTTGTTTATTGATGCCCATATATCCAAGAACCTGCTGGAGGGACTGAAATTAAGTCTTGTTGAGGTTAAGAAAAAGAATACGATACAACAGTATCAGATTAGGAGTGACCCCGCCACTGAGAGTTTGCTGGGCTCCAGGACTGGCCTTGGCACTTTGGAAAAGATTAGTACTTCAGAAAGTCAAG ACCCGAGATGTGAGCATTCGAAAAGGTCCGGGACTCAAAATGAAGGCGAGAAGAATACTACAACATCTGATCCTACTTCCAACGTTCAAGCAGTAAGGGACCAGAATACCAATACATCTGATACTACTACCAACATACAAGCCATTGGCGACATCAAGGCTACCCAATCAACCAAGATGTTATCGGCTAATACAGTACCAGAACCACCTTTGAATCCTAGTGGAACGACAACATCTGCAAAACCAAAGCAAG AAACACAGAACACAGTCAGCAATGACCTGACCAGTCTGAAGTTTACCACAGCCCCAGACATCCTAGTCAAGCCTAGATCTGACACTGAGAACTGCTGGATGAGGGACATTCTCCTCCTGTCTGGGGACAGACTGTTACTGAGTGACGGTTCAAAAGGAACATTGAAACTCGTAGACCTCAAGACCAGCAGTCTAATGACCGAGGTCGATGTGCAAGGCTGCCCATGGGGCATGTGTCACATCACTGGGGACATGGTGACTGTTAGTGTTACTCATAGTATTCAGTTCTTGGAGACTCGGGGGAAACTCATCCTCGGAAAGAACATCAAGGTGGATAATGGTTGTTGCGGTGTTGGTTACCACAACggtaacttaattatttcattcgAGAGCGGAAAGGTTCAGAAGATTGATATGGAAGGGAAagtgttgaaaaaaatgtcaaatatgtcGTTTAAAACCCCTTGGTACTTGAAAATAGTCGGTGACGATCAGACGGCAGCCATATATGTGTCCGACTTAACGAAGTTCGAAATCACTAAGCTGGACATGAACTTGAACATTCTCGAAACATTCAAGCACCCCGCTCTAGGTGTACCAACAGCTATCACTGCAGTGGGAAACCAGCTGATCATATGTGGTTGGACTAGAAACAATATAATGTGCCTGGACCTGCCCAGTGGCAAGATGACCCAGCTACTGGAGGAAGGGATAGAGGCGCCATGCTGTGTCTGCTACAGTGAGCAGCAGAACAAGATGTATGTTGCCCTCTGGACACTTGGGGATGCCGACAATTATGTTAAGGTGTATGATACAACATCAAAATTGAAGTAg